The window tccttagtgtaaaaatatcaatgtactcaAAAGTAAACGGTCTATCTAAAGCAAACCAAAGCACAAGGACGATAAGTTTGCCGTTTGAAGCGCTACTAGCACAGGGCATCTTGTCCAGGCCCAAGtgttaatttagggttttgccATATGGTTATCATTCTACTTGCTTTATGAAGGATTTTACCCCTGAAAATCAAAAGGGAAGGTCTTTATCATATAATGACCAACAAATGTAAACAGATTTTAAGATTAATGTATAAATTCTACCACATCCCTCTCAAAATTTCAACGTAAAATAGACCGATCTCATACAACTTCGGATACACAAACTTTGAAGAACCCTGAAACGAACTGAGCTTGAAAGCACTGAGATTCTCCCAAAACAAGACTGGTTCACAAAATGTTCCACTTTCCTGCCAACGCCTGGCAAATCATCGTGATACAATATGCCGCACTCAAGGGATAACCAGATACTGCAAGAGTTGACAAATAAGATGCTGCATTAAATTTCACAATACAGAATGTAGCAAGCAACGTACagttgacaaaataaaaaagagaagttTTAAGGTCAAAAGCAAGGCATGAAATGCAACCGGACTCCAAGGCTAGAAAATGGCGGTAAAACGATTGCACAAACAAATCTAACGATGGTCAACACTCTGGTCATCAGTTTTTCATTCAAGAGAGGTACTGCAACACTAAAAATAAAGGAGTTCACATTTTCAACTAACATAAACATTGATTGCGTGCCAGTAAATGTACAGTCATGTGCTTGGATACAAAACTCGGTCTGATCATAATGTTTAGTAGGAAGCTTGAATTCAGCCCAGCCTGACCATCATGCTTAGTACGACGCTCGAATTCAAGTGATATCTAAAATTTTAGATAAATAGTTAAgtttctttaataaaatgttAGTATGGATGAATATTTTTATTTGGAAATCGGATGAAAGGGGATAAATAAATGAATTTCAAATATGTAATTGTACTTGGTCATTTCAAACGTTTACATTGTATCTAGCCATTTCAGTACTTTGTATCTACAGTATTTTTACGCTCTTCCATATAATGTAGTCTTGCCAAAATTCTAATCATCTCTCTAAATCCTTCCATCAAATCCTAACCGTGGTTCTTTAAACTTTGTAGTCAAACTGAACAAAAGCTTCCATCCATTAACCCCGATACAGGGGATGAGAAATAGacctaaaaaattaaatattatactGATGAAAAGCAAGGACATACTTGAAATGAAATCCTCAATATAGTCTGTCTCAACTTTCCCATGAGCCATCGCACCAACCTGAAAATACAGTATTAGAATAGCTCCAAGTGAAAACAGATAATATTCAAATATAAGGCCAATGCATTAGTTTCACGCATACCACAAAAACAAAGTCCGCACTGTTTTCAGAACTAGCAACATAATTCTGTATGTTTACCAATTTTTCTGAACTGTATGAGAAGCCTGGAATGCAAGAATACATCTTCAGTTTTCAAGATAGATATGACATAATGGTTGGCGAGAGTGTAGCATAAGGGTTGTCTTTTAGTCCACTCACCTATTTTACGAGAGTTGACAGGTAAATACTGTGTCACAGGGTTCTTTATCACACGCATAAGTTTCTCACGCTTACCAACAGCAGATATACTCAGTTTTTGTAGCAGCTGCACTGCAAGATGGTTGGCAggattaaaatgacaaaatggCCTTCAGAAAAAGTAAATAACAGTGTTGCTTTGCATAGGAATTAGACGACAGATGAACTTACACATGACACCAGCGAACCGCTTAAATGTTCTCGGAATACGAACATATGGCTTAACTTCAATTAGAACACCTGCTGCAGTTCTCACATACACGTTTCGCAACCTCCCAGCTTTATTAATTGGGCTATCTAAAACCATAAGGAGAGCCTGCAGACTTTGATAGTTAGAATCACATAACACTTCTgtaacttaaatcagttattttaattttttttccaaaactgATAgttactttcttcttctttttttataattaaaatccaTCGATTAAAGGAATCAAAGACAGCAAACCGAGGACAAGAAGTCCTGTACGCTAAAGAACTCCTGAAAGAAAGCTAGAAAAAGAAGCACacagaaaaaaaatacatcTAGAATAACAGAGCAAAGCACTAGGAAGCAGCAGCTTTGAAACACGCTCCAAAAATCTGACAATTCTGAAACCAAAAACTCAACCCTCTCCAACAagtattccttctcctcctccctcaAACCATCAAACACCCTCCTTCACTTGAGACACCGCATCCCACGACGGCCTTGCTGCCACACCTTCTAACAAAAGTTTCCTCATCTAACCAGAACGCCTCTAATTCATTTCATGTAACGGCCAGCAATATAATGCCAATTCAATTTTGAAACAGCTACTTTATGCAGTTCA is drawn from Malus domestica chromosome 14, GDT2T_hap1 and contains these coding sequences:
- the LOC103454576 gene encoding uncharacterized protein, with translation MVRPYAVKGKKRKKKADVYDRAEEEEEAAAPAAEPEETETEEADKKRSKGNEAEERKGNPIELEGIPMAPAEINPKNGPGAIFILEKASLEVAKVGKTYQLLNSDEHSNFLRKNNKDPALYRPDILHQALLMVLDSPINKAGRLRNVYVRTAAGVLIEVKPYVRIPRTFKRFAGVMLQLLQKLSISAVGKREKLMRVIKNPVTQYLPVNSRKIGFSYSSEKLVNIQNYVASSENSADFVFVVGAMAHGKVETDYIEDFISISGYPLSAAYCITMICQALAGKWNIL